One Coffea eugenioides isolate CCC68of chromosome 2, Ceug_1.0, whole genome shotgun sequence genomic window, AACTTCTGCTAATAATATCACCCATGACTCCCCTCTTAAGAGTTGAATCACTGGAAACTTGTGCATCACTGAGATCTGAAGCTGCTAGGGCATGATCAGCATCCTTTGCCTGCATCTCATGTTGAGAGCTTTGTGACAGCATCTTCACATCATCAACAAGCCAGGTTCCAATTGGTTTCAAGCACTCACTCTCCTTTCTTCCTCTGTCGTAGTCCTTCAGACAAATTCCAGAAGAAAGTGGCACATTAGAAGTTATCCTTCCCTGGCACTGCAGGATAACTTCACAGCATTAGGCTAAGGCAGACAACTATAAAAATGCAACAGACTGAAACAAGGAAAAATTATAGATTGAAGACCCGATTTTTCTTATTCTTGTGTCTTTCCATGCGATGAAGAAATTGCTCATATGATCTCTGCAACTCATCAACAGGTTCTGCAAGGCTGTTGAATCAGAAGTTATTAGATCTAAAACACAATTTTTCAGCCTGCACAATGTCCTTATTTTGTTAGAAAAGATAATACTTCAGCAGAATCACAACAATGTGAAGTTTTATCCACAAATTCAGGAGATAAGAATTCATCAGTATACCCTGATGCCAGTTACTTGAATGTGAACTTAATCCATACAAAATACTGGCAAGGGACATGATTGACTGCCAGAAGGGCATGAAGCTACATTTTAGCTCTCACTGTTGGAATCTACTTTGAAACGTCTAGATGCCTTATTTTGTATGAAgcgaaaaaggaaaatttagcATACATCTCATGAAAAGCATCAAAATATAAAATCCTACTGAATCACCAAAGGAATGCAGCTCAACTGATGATGCAACAGAATCATGACCTCACTATCAGTGCAAGTCCAATGAAAGATCTAAAGAGCTTACTTCTGCACTCCTAAATGATACATCTTCTCAGCTGCCTCAAACTTTTTCATCTTCTCAAAGTAGAGTGCATAAGCCTGGTAAAACAGTGACTTTTTCATCCCAATGCGATTTTCCTCCATTGTTCTCAAAACACTTTTTGGATTGTCAACGAAGTCCATCTACATAAAACACGTGAAAAATGCCCAATTTAGCTATACACTAACGTTAATCAGATAATCAACATAACTATATCAGTAAAGGAATCtctttaaatttgaataaaaatcTGATAGACACAATATATCGAAGCCAATTCTTTTATAGATAGCTTCTCGAGGTGAAGCAGTTTTTCCCATTTACAATTCCACCAATGACAGCTCAAACATTGCCAAAATTTCAAGAGGTGTCGAAAATAATGTACTTCTTTGATGCAAAATGGAATCCCTTCTCATAACATTTGGATAGGTATCTTGAACCTTCAATACACTACTTGAAATTTGAACATAGTCCAGCGGTAAATCATCTTTTGTTCCTTGACTTAAACACTACTACTATGTTGAAGTGGACATCGTAATACTTCAAGTTACCCTGATTAAACGAATCAAAGAGCAGAACTAATCAAACATAATAGTCTAAgcattcatatatatatatatatagacataaATCAACAGCCACAAGAAGAATCAAAAAGGAGGAAGGGCAGCCCAGAATAAGAATCATAaaaggaaaattagaaaatagaaACTCAATAGTAATGATTCTGAGAAAGTTACCAATTGCAACCAAACACGAAGGTACCGCAAATCATTAGTGTAACGGCGGTCGGACTGAAAAGTCTGGGCGCATTTCTGCAGAAATCGGGGCAGTTTCTCTTTCAGAAGCTGAGGTGGTACCAACTCCTTCATTTTACGTATTCCTCTGTTGAAGGGGGGAAAAAAACCCGTACTGTAACATAGCAGATTGAAATACTGAACAGACCtacaaccccccccccccccccttcttctctgaaaaaagggaaaaaaaaaaagaagatagagACAAAGACCCAGATATGTGTAAGCATATGTGATTATCACTTTTGTGCTTACCGGAGCCAAGGGAGAAGAGGGTCTCTGCCAGTGTAATTCTTTATCTCTGAAATCAATGAACTGAAGAGGTCGTTGTATTCATTATTGCTGTTAgacatttttttcttctttcaaattaccttttctaattttcttgGTTGGGGCTTCACAGGGGAGGAAGTGTTTAAATTTGATTGAGGCGGCACTTGGACTTCGGAGCTTCAGAGGTTTGGGGAATATCCGGCTTTATCCGGGGTGTATGAGGGTTAGCTTGAAATGAAAAATGATCTTTGTGCTTTTGAGTGTAATTTAAAAGAACTCAAGGGTGGTTTGTTCAATTTCTGAGAATTTTAGATTTACCTGAAATTGTTTTTATAATTTAAAGtaatagctttttttttttaagcgtGATTTCGGTGTTcttgtttattaattattattatgcGGACGCCAATTAagtcttgtttttttttttttgaaatattcttTTGATTTCCAATGAAGAATATGTGAAGATTAAACTAGCGTGCCTGTACAACTTGTAGTACTAGTTTAGCCAAGGactctcttttgttttgttttgttttttttccatttctcctttttatgcataattggtatttaccttcaaaatttacAGGTACTATTGCAAATATAAAACCTACTTAGAGTTTAGAAAATTGATACAGTTCCTTTTAATCACGGTACCCTTGATTCTAATCcaattatattttacacatCATTTAGTGATTTAAATTCTTGAAGTAATCTAAAAGTTGATAATCTTGTTCTATATGAAATTAGTAAATTTAAATCTCATCAGTACAATGAATGGATTGCAGAACCTCTTTAAATTTTAACAAGAAAAGTTTGTGCAAGTTGATAAACCAAATGACAAAAGAGAATTTGAAAGAAAGTACAAATGATTCGCAATTGCTTCTACCAAACAAAAAAAGAGCGAATATTGACTAACTTTTCATTATAATACGAATGTTTTTACTTCAACctttttatttggttatttggtcataCATACCTCAAACTTCTATGAGTATTGTTACTTCGAATTTTCATTATCTTACAAAAGATTTACATTTTTTTACGGCACCGTATTTTCCCTTTCTATTAAAGTGTGAAAGGATGTTTTAAAGTTTCACCAATAATTCAACTTATTGTCaattggaaaatttttaaaCGTTTTAGAAGTgtgaatattttaaatttagaAATTGGACATACAAAAAggacaaaaagaaaattctaCTCAAATCATTTGAAGAATTTGACGAATGATTTGAAATCTATCCAAATATTCTAGTAGTTTGGATTATTTAAGAcgtatttgaatttgtaattcaccatttattaaaatatattttaaatactaaaataattaGTAATTTACAAATTTAAATAGTTCCTAATTAATTTAAACAACATTTTAGAGGGGCTCCCTccttccaaaagaaaaaaaagggaaaagaaaaaagcgAAATAGAAGAAGGAGAAAGAGGGCACAACAACTCCAGTGAAGGTTTTGTTCGAATCAAGTGTTAACACTCCAAATCGGTCATTTTAAATTATCTTAAAGCCCTCTTTGCCACCGTCGTTTGCTTCCGCCACCGCCCTGAAACACACACAGTCACACACTACAGAGTATTTCAATGGCAGCATCATTTGAAGACAACTCAACGGGTCAACCCAAAGACGATGCCCTCAAATCCACAGCTCCTGCCCGCACCGAACCTGAAGAAGACAACGACAACGACGACGACGACAGCCAGGAAGAGGACGACgatgaggaagaagaagaagaggacgACGATGAAGATGAACAACCACCTCTTACTCGGCAGGCCCGAATGCAGTCGGACCGGGCCAAAATGGAGGCCCTCTTTCGCCGCTTATCAACTGAGCGAGTCCCAGTACGAGTCCACGATGTATTGATCAAAGGAAACGCGAAGACTAAAGATTCTCTAATCGAAGCCGAAGTGGAAGCTCTGAAAACTGCCACCACGGTTCAGGAGTTGCTTCAGGCCGCTGGTATTGCGAATGCGAGGCTTCAACGCCTTGAGATTTTTGATTCGGTTAATATAACACTAGATTCGGGGCCGCCGGAGCTTCCTGGGACGGCTAATGTGGTTGTCGAGGTTGTCGAGGCCAAGAACCCTCTTAGTGGCGATTTTGGGATTTTCTCCAAGCCCGAGGTTGGCATTTTACTCTCTCTTTTTTGTTGGATGTTAATATATTGctgaattttgattttgattcatttattcatttttgtcTAATTATTTGGCTGAACTCTGCTGTAATATTGCAGCTTGTATGGGTTTTGGGATTGGAATACGGGTTTTCAAAATGTGTTGTTAAGATGCATAGAAAAAAATGAATTCGTTATGGGTGTAGTTAAACGTTATGGAGCTGTGGCAGTACTTTTTGTAAATATAATTTGGCATGGTATTTCAGGAGGAGAAAAGGTTTGTTGTTCCATTTCTTAAACTTCAGACGACGCGGGGATATGAGCAGGATTATTATTCTGTGATGTAGGAATTAGTACGACTCAAATATAGTACTTACTGCTTGATTGTTCAGAATTGAAATCATACCATCTTGGAAAACCTTTTTGACTATCCAGGCTTTCCATTAATAATAAGAGCTTGTGGCTAGTTGTGTTGCAAAATCGCAGAAACCGAAGTACTTGGCTAGCGGAGTGAAATGGTTAGTGATCCACTTTTGTGGACTGAGAATGTAATAATGAGAGGATGTGCTTTGTTCTACTTCTGTGTTATCGTATGGGAAAATTATCGAGTATGTTTTAATCCTATTTCACTCTGTTCTTATTGCTATTTATCCTTGATTTCGCAATAAGTGTCATTCTCCGCttctgttgttttttttttgtattggaAGAAATTCTTCTTCAATAAGCTAGTAAGTAGTAGTCTTCAATTAGTCAGCTTGTTATTACTACAAGAGCTAACTTCTGTGGATAAAGCACATGTCAGTTAATACTATAAACAACCTAAGTGTAAGATATAACCAACTGCATTCGCATGAATTAGATTACCTGTCTTATTCTGTTGGAGTGTGAATTGGAatctaaaatttgttaaaacCCATCACTCACTTCTTTACATTAAAAGAGCTCATGTTGTAGTTGCATTGTTGATTATTCTGTTGTTTAACTCATGATGGGTGTCCTGTGGGCAGAGTGGTTGTGTTTGACTAATCATGCTGACCTTTTTGGAAGTTGAGTAAGCAGATTGGGTAATaatcttttgctttctttttataTACATCTTTATGAACCTTCTACTAACCTTAGAGGTGGTATAAGATtggtaaaaccttcaattgcaTCTTCCATGCAGCTAAAATGCCCTTCAACTTGGACATTTAATTTGTGCAAATGAGTTAGCATTCACTCTGGATCTGGTTTCTGATATTATAGAACGGGTTTGCAGGCTAGGTCTTGGTCGCTTGAAGGATCTGTGAAGCTGAAAAATTTGTTTGGTTATGGGGATCTATGGGATGGTTCTTTGGCTTATGGCTGGGACCAGACCTCAGAGATTAGTGCTGGTCTGTCTTTACCCAGATTCAAAGGATTAATGACTCCTCTGATGGCTCGAATATCTCTGCTTTCCCAAGATTGGTCGAAGTTTTCTTCTTATAAGGAGAGAGCATTAGGTTTCTCCCTTGGCCTGTTGTCATCCAGGAATCACGATCTGTCATACAATCTCTCTTGGCGTACCTTGAGTGACCCATCACAAATATCTTCCAGGACTGTAAGGAGGCAACTTGGACATGGTTTACTGTCCACTTTGAAGTATACTTTCAAGGTTGACAGAAGAAATTCGCCTCTCAGACCAACACAAGGATACGCCTTTGTTTCTACCTCTCAACTTGGGGGGCTTGTACCAGATTATCGGAGCTTACGTTTTCTCCGCCAGGTTTAGTTCTACTCTCATGtccatttttgttatttatctATTCATCATATGTTCCCTCTGCCAGGTTTAGTGTTatgtttctttatttctttttaaatgAAGGCGTTTCATGGTCTTTCAGTTATTCTCATCTTGGTTCATTGTCTTAAATTTGATGTGGATTTTTTCCCCCCTGGCTTTTAGTGCTGAGATATAACTCGACCACTTTCTACTCTTGATTGGACAAAACTCTTTTCCATGTTGAGAGCAGCTTGGtcaattttcatatttaatcTCCCACTTGCATTCATGCGCATTTCATTTCCAGAGCGAATGGTGCTTGCAGATGTTCCCCTACTTTTATCATATTGATGATTCGTTGTCATTAAGCATGACATAAGTTGATTTTAATTCCTTTTGTGATTCAATTGTGCTGTATGCAGGAGTTTGATCTTCGATATGCTTTTCCTTTGGGACTTTTAAATGCTGCACTGAACTTTGGTATCTCTAGTGGTGTTGTTTTTCCATGGGGAAATGGCTTCTTGAATAGGCCTTCATATTTACCTGAGAGATTCTTCTTGGGTGGTAATTCTTCTCCTGTCTGCACCTTGGGTGGCCCTACGTCAATACTAGGTTTTAAGTCCAGGGGACTGGGTCCAGCTGAGCCTAGAAGGCAAGTTGGAGAAAACTCTACTACTGAAAGTGCTGATGCTTCTTCAGAAATGGATTTTCTTGGGGGAGATTTTGCTGTTACTGGTTTTGCGGACCTTTCTTTTGATATTCCCTTGAAGGTGTTTAGAGATGCAGGTATTCATGGACATGCATTTGCTTGCACTGGAAGTCTGACAAGTTTGACTGAGAATTCATACCGAGAGTTTTCTTTAACGAAATTCAAAGAGTCATTCAGACACTCAGCAGGATTTGGAATCATTGTGCCTACTAAACTATTTCGTATGGAGGTTGGTTCTTCTACTTTTAGATCTTGAATTGATCTCCCTTTTTTTCTAATTTGCTTTGTTTTGGTTTCATGCTTTCTTACGGTCTGATGGGTTTCAATTGGGCTAGGTGGTGTTGTAACTTGGTTTCTGTTTCTCTGTTAAGTTTCTTTCTGGGTGCTTGGGTGATGGTGTGGACATAAAGATATTAGGAACAAACATGTGCCACATCTGAATTGGGCAGGGATTCCAATCTGACATTGTACctgaatttcaaaagaaaagaattttgaCTTATAAAAGCAGCCTGGAAGGCAGAATTCTTATGTTCAATTTAGAATCTTCTGCCTTGGAGTGTGACAGAATGCCTTGAAGATGGAATTGATTTTAGGTGCAGTTTATTAACATTGTAGGATTCTGAAATTCTTGTGAGGCAATTTTTTGTGCTTTTAAGAGTTTTGTGGGGATTGAAGGGAGTGGGAGGGGAAGAATGGAAGGGAGGGAGAAAAGAgatgcccttttttttttttttggcaattatGATTTTCTCTAAATCCTTGATTAATTTTCAGGTTAACTACTGCTACATACTGAAAAAGCATGAGCATGACCGAGGGAAGACTGGTGTGCAATTCAGCTTCTCTTCGCCAttataatttctggtttaaGTTTCTATTGTCTTTTGACTTCTTTGTTGGGTTAGCACCTTCGGCCTTTCCTGAAGGTAACTATGAGAACTGTTGTCTTCGTCT contains:
- the LOC113761874 gene encoding sorting and assembly machinery component 50 homolog — protein: MAASFEDNSTGQPKDDALKSTAPARTEPEEDNDNDDDDSQEEDDDEEEEEEDDDEDEQPPLTRQARMQSDRAKMEALFRRLSTERVPVRVHDVLIKGNAKTKDSLIEAEVEALKTATTVQELLQAAGIANARLQRLEIFDSVNITLDSGPPELPGTANVVVEVVEAKNPLSGDFGIFSKPEARSWSLEGSVKLKNLFGYGDLWDGSLAYGWDQTSEISAGLSLPRFKGLMTPLMARISLLSQDWSKFSSYKERALGFSLGLLSSRNHDLSYNLSWRTLSDPSQISSRTVRRQLGHGLLSTLKYTFKVDRRNSPLRPTQGYAFVSTSQLGGLVPDYRSLRFLRQEFDLRYAFPLGLLNAALNFGISSGVVFPWGNGFLNRPSYLPERFFLGGNSSPVCTLGGPTSILGFKSRGLGPAEPRRQVGENSTTESADASSEMDFLGGDFAVTGFADLSFDIPLKVFRDAGIHGHAFACTGSLTSLTENSYREFSLTKFKESFRHSAGFGIIVPTKLFRMEVNYCYILKKHEHDRGKTGVQFSFSSPL